A window of Kineococcus sp. NBC_00420 genomic DNA:
CCGAGGCCGCCGGCGCCGACATCGTCGGTGGCGACGAGCTCATCGACGAGGTCGCCAAGGGGCGCCTCGACTTCGACGCCGCCGTCGCGACCCCGGACCTCATGGGCAAGGTCGGTCGTCTGGGCAAGGTGCTGGGCCCCCGTGGTCTGATGCCGAACCCGAAGACCGGCACCGTGACCATGGACGTCGCCAAGGCCGTCACGGAGATCAAGGGCGGGAAGATCGAGTTCCGCACCGACAAGCACGCCAACCTGCACTTCGTCATCGGCAAGGCGAGCTTCGACGACACCCAGCTCGTCGAGAACTACTCCGCCGCGCTCGACGAGGTGCTGCGCCTCAAGCCGTCCTCCTCCAAGGGCCGCTACCTGCGCAAGGCCACCATCACCACCACGATGGGCCCGGGCGTGCCGGTCGACCCCGCGCTGACCCGCAACCTCACCGGGGAGGCGACCGTCAACTGACGCGTCGCTGAACCACCCCGCAGGGGCGGGATCCCGTTCCGGGGTCCCGCCCCTGCGTCGTGCGGTCAGGACCACCCGTCCACGGCGTGTAGTCTTGTCCAGTACCGAAGACCGCCGGTCGCTACCCACACCTCTGGTGCAGAACCTCTGGTGCTGGTAGCTGAAGGCCCCGCAGTGCGGGCGACCTGCGCAGGTGAGCAAGAGCTTCGATCGTGGCCCTGGTGGCCGCCCTCCGACGCCCCGCGCACCTGCGCCGGGGCGTTTCGTGCTTTCGGGGTCGACCGGTTTCCCCCGAGACGAGGAAGGAGGGCACACATGCCGAAGCCCAGGAACATCGCCGCCGTGAAGCAACTCACGGCTCTGTTCCAGGAGTCCAACGCCGCGGTGCTCACCGAGTACCGGGGGTTGTCCGTCGCGCAGCTCACGAACCTGCGGACGGCGCTGGGTCCTGACACGACCTACGCGGTCCTGAAGAACACGCTGACCAGCATCGCCGCGAAGGAGGCCGGAGTCACGGCCTTCGAGGGGCAGCTGTCCGGCCCCTCCGCGATCGCCTTCATCACCGGTGACCCGGTGGAGGCGGCCAAGGGTCTGCGTGACTTCGCCAAGGCCAACCCCCAGCTGATCGTCAAGAGCGGCGTGCTCGACGGCCGCGCGATCAGCGCCGACGACGTCAAGGCCCTGGCCGACCTGGAGTCCCGCGAGGTTCTCCTCTCCAAGGTCGCCGGTGTCCTCAAGGCCACCCAGTCGAAGGCCGCGTCGCTGTTCCAGGCGCCGCTGTCCAAGACCGTCCGCACCGTGGAAGCGTTGCGGGAGAAGCAGGCTGCGGGCGCCCCCGCAGAGGCTGCTGCGGACGAGGCCCCCGTGGCCGAGACCGTGGACGCCTGAGCTCCCAGCTCCCACCCCCCTGCCCGCGCAGCGAACCGCGGGACCCACACACTCAGGAAGGACCGCCCTCATGGCGAAGCTCAGCACCGACGAGCTGCTCGACGCGTTCAAGGAACTCACCCTCATCGAGCTCTCCGAGTTCGTGAAGAAGTTCGAGGAGACCTTCGACGTCACCGCCGCCGCCCCCGTGGCGATGGCCGGTGGCCCGGTCGCCGGCGCGCCGGCCGAGGCTGCTGAAGAGCAGTCCGAGTTCGACGTCATCCTCGAGGCCGCTGGTGACAAGAAGATCGGTGTCATCAAGGAGGTCCGCGCGCTGACCTCCCTCGGCCTCAAGGAGGCCAAGGACCTCGTCGACGGTGCCCCCAAGCCCGTCCTCGAGAAGGTCGCCAAGGACGCTGCCGAGAAGGCCAAGGCCCAGCTCGAAGCCGCTGGCGCCACCGTCACCCTCAAGTGACCCCCGCCCGGGGCTGACCCGGGTCGCTACGCCCCAGGGGCGGTCGGACCTCGGTCCGGCCGCCCCTGCGGCGTTCCCGGACGACTTCCGGGGCCGGTTCGGCGAGTTGCCCACACGCCCGGGGGGTCGCCTTGACGCGGACGCGTCGGGGGGACATCCTCATCTCGGTCGTCAACACGACCGCCTGCTCGTCCCGACACCGTCGTCGGGGCCGACGTCGCCGTCGGGGGGCTCGCGGTCACCGGCGCGCGGCGCCCGGATCGCCAGATCCGGGGGTTGGACAGTCGTGCCCATCGGGGGTACTCTGCTGTTTTGCGCTGCCCAGAGTCATATAGCCGGTCGTCGCCGTGGGAACGACCGAGCGGGGCGGGTAGTGCACAGAGTTCGCAGGCCCGTGGAAGGACCACTCTTGGCTGCCTCGCTTCCAGCGTCCGCACCGAACCGCACGTACATCGGCAACAAGGCACCGCGCACGATCTCCGGTCGATACTCCTTCGGCAAGATCCACGAACCACTGGAGGTCCCCGACCTCCTCGCGCTCCAGACGGACAGCTTCGACTGGCTGCTCGGCAACAAGCGTTGGCAGGACCGGGTCGAGGCCTCCACCAACGGTGGGCTCGCCGTCCCGACGACCTCCGGTCTGGAGGAGATCTTCGAAGAGATCTCCCCGATCGAGGACTTCTCGGGCTCCATGTCGCTGTCGTTCCGCGACCACCGCTTCGAGCCGCCGAAGTACTCCCTCGACGACTGCAAGGAGCGCGACCTCACCTACTCCGCGCCCCTGTTCGTCACGGCGGAGTTCATCAACGGCAACACCGGTGAGATCAAGTCGCAGACCGTCTTCATGGGTGACTTCCCGCTCATGACCGAGCGCGGCACCTTCGTCATCAACGGCACCGAGCGCGTCGTCGTGTCGCAGCTGGTCCGTTCGCCGGGCATCTACTTCGAGCGCGTGCCGGACAAGACGTCCGACCGCGACACCTGGACCGCGAAGATCATCCCTTCGCGCGGTGCCTGGCTCGAGTTCGAGATCGACAAGCGCGACACCGTCGGCGTCCGCGTCGACCGCAAGCGCAAGCAGTCGGTCACGGTCCTGATGAAGGCCCTGGGCTGGAGCGAGTCCCAGATCCGCGAGGAGTTCGCCGACTACGAGTCGATGATCTCCACGCTGGAGAAGGACCACACCTCGGGCGTCGAGGACGCGCTGCTGGACATCTACCGCAAGCTGCGCCCGGGTGAACCGCCGACGCAGGAGGCCGCGCGCAACCTGCTCGACAACCTGTACTTCAACCCCAAGCGCTACGACCTGGCCAAGGTCGGCCGCTACAAGGTCAACAAGAAGCTGGGCACCGAGGAGCCGCTGTCCGACAGCGTCCTCTCCGTCGACGACATCGTGCGCACCATCAAGTACCTGGTGAAGCTGCACGCCGGCGAGGTCACCATGCCGGGCGTCAAGAACGGGCAGCCCATCGAGGCGCGCGTCGAGGTCGACGACATCGACCACTTCGGCAACCGCCGTCTGCGCAGCGTCGGTGAGCTCATCCAGAACCAGGTCCGCACCGGCCTGTCCCGGATGGAGCGCGTCGTGCGCGAGCGCATGACGACCCAGGACGTCGAGGCGATCACGCCGCAGACGCTGATCAACATCCGTCCCGTCGTGGCCTCCATCAAGGAGTTCTTCGGGACGTCGCAGCTGTCGCAGTTCATGGACCAGACCAACCCGCTCGCGGGTCTGACCCACAAGCGTCGTCTCTCGGCGCTGGGCCCGGGCGGTCTCTCCCGTGAGCGCGCCGGCATGGAGGTCCGCGACGTCCACCCGTCGCACTACGGCCGCATGTGCCCGATCGAGACCCCGGAAGGCCCGAACATCGGCCTGATCGGTTCGCTCTCGTCCTACGGGCGCATCAACCCGTTCGGCTTCATCGAGACCCCGTACCGCAAGATCAAGGACGGGATCGTCTCCGACGAGGTCGAGTACCTCACCGCCGACGAGGAGGACGCCTTCGTCATCGCGCAGGCCAACGCCCCGCTCGACGAGGACTCCCGCTTCGCCGAGGCCCGCGTCCTGGTGCGCGCCAAGGGTGGTGAGACCGAGTTCGTCCCGCGCGACGAGGTCGACTACATGGACGTCGCCGCCCGGCAGATGGTCTCCGTCGCGACCGCGATGATCCCGTTCCTCGAGCACGACGACGCGAACCGCGCGCTCATGGGCGCGAACATGCAGCGTCAGGCCGTCCCGCTGGTCAAGTCCGAGGCGCCGCTGATCGGTACCGGCATGGAGTTCCGTGCCGCGGTCGACGCTGGTGACGTCGTGGTGGCCTCCAAGGCCGGTGTCGCGACGGACGTGTCCGCCGACATGATCACGACGACGAACGACGACGGCACCTCGACGACCTACAAGGTCGCGAAGTTCCGCCGCTCCAACCACGGCACCGCCTACAACCAGCAGGTCGTCATCAACGAGGGCGACCGCGTCGAGGTCGGGACGGTCCTCGCGGACGGTCCCTCGACCGAGGGCGGCGAGATGGCGCTCGGACGCAACCTGATGGTCGCGTTCATGCCGTGGGAGGGCCACAACTACGAGGACGCGATCATCCTGTCGCAGCGCCTCGTGCAGGACGACGTCCTCTCCTCGATCCACATCGAGGAGCACGAGGTCGACGCCCGCGACACCAAGCTCGGGCCCGAGGAGATCACGCGGGACATCCCGAACGTGGCCGAGGAGGTGCTGGCCGACCTCGACGAGCGCGGGATCATCCGCATCGGCGCCGAGGTCCGTGACGGCGACCTGCTCGTCGGCAAGGTCACGCCCAAGGGCGAGACCGAGCTCACCCCGGAGGAGCGCCTGCTGCGCGCCATCTTCGGCGAGAAGGCCCGTGAGGTCCGCGACACCTCGCTGAAGGTGCCCCACGGCGAGACCGGCACCGTCATCGGCGTCAAGGTCTTCGACCGCGACGAGGGCGACGAACTGCC
This region includes:
- the rplA gene encoding 50S ribosomal protein L1; the protein is MKRSKGYKAAAEKIDFDELYAPLDAVKLARETSLVKYDATVEVAFRLGVDPRKADQMVRGTVNLPHGTGKTARVLVFAVGDRAAQAEAAGADIVGGDELIDEVAKGRLDFDAAVATPDLMGKVGRLGKVLGPRGLMPNPKTGTVTMDVAKAVTEIKGGKIEFRTDKHANLHFVIGKASFDDTQLVENYSAALDEVLRLKPSSSKGRYLRKATITTTMGPGVPVDPALTRNLTGEATVN
- the rpoB gene encoding DNA-directed RNA polymerase subunit beta is translated as MAASLPASAPNRTYIGNKAPRTISGRYSFGKIHEPLEVPDLLALQTDSFDWLLGNKRWQDRVEASTNGGLAVPTTSGLEEIFEEISPIEDFSGSMSLSFRDHRFEPPKYSLDDCKERDLTYSAPLFVTAEFINGNTGEIKSQTVFMGDFPLMTERGTFVINGTERVVVSQLVRSPGIYFERVPDKTSDRDTWTAKIIPSRGAWLEFEIDKRDTVGVRVDRKRKQSVTVLMKALGWSESQIREEFADYESMISTLEKDHTSGVEDALLDIYRKLRPGEPPTQEAARNLLDNLYFNPKRYDLAKVGRYKVNKKLGTEEPLSDSVLSVDDIVRTIKYLVKLHAGEVTMPGVKNGQPIEARVEVDDIDHFGNRRLRSVGELIQNQVRTGLSRMERVVRERMTTQDVEAITPQTLINIRPVVASIKEFFGTSQLSQFMDQTNPLAGLTHKRRLSALGPGGLSRERAGMEVRDVHPSHYGRMCPIETPEGPNIGLIGSLSSYGRINPFGFIETPYRKIKDGIVSDEVEYLTADEEDAFVIAQANAPLDEDSRFAEARVLVRAKGGETEFVPRDEVDYMDVAARQMVSVATAMIPFLEHDDANRALMGANMQRQAVPLVKSEAPLIGTGMEFRAAVDAGDVVVASKAGVATDVSADMITTTNDDGTSTTYKVAKFRRSNHGTAYNQQVVINEGDRVEVGTVLADGPSTEGGEMALGRNLMVAFMPWEGHNYEDAIILSQRLVQDDVLSSIHIEEHEVDARDTKLGPEEITRDIPNVAEEVLADLDERGIIRIGAEVRDGDLLVGKVTPKGETELTPEERLLRAIFGEKAREVRDTSLKVPHGETGTVIGVKVFDRDEGDELPPGVNQLVRVYVANKRKITDGDKLAGRHGNKGVISKILPVEDMPFLEDGTPVDVILNPLGVPSRMNVGQVLELHLGWIASRGWKIEGEPDWAKLIPEEIRSAPAGSRIATPVFDGAREEEITGLLSSTIPTRDGDRLVQGDGKAQLFDGRSGEPFPEPVAVGYMYILKLHHLVDDKIHARSTGPYSMITQQPLGGKAQFGGQRFGEMEVWALEAYGAAYALQELLTIKSDDVLGRVKVYEAIVKGENIPEPGIPESFKVLIKEMQSLCLNVEVLSSDGMAIEMRDSDEDVFRAAEELGIDLARREPSSVEEV
- the rplJ gene encoding 50S ribosomal protein L10, yielding MPKPRNIAAVKQLTALFQESNAAVLTEYRGLSVAQLTNLRTALGPDTTYAVLKNTLTSIAAKEAGVTAFEGQLSGPSAIAFITGDPVEAAKGLRDFAKANPQLIVKSGVLDGRAISADDVKALADLESREVLLSKVAGVLKATQSKAASLFQAPLSKTVRTVEALREKQAAGAPAEAAADEAPVAETVDA
- the rplL gene encoding 50S ribosomal protein L7/L12, with the translated sequence MAKLSTDELLDAFKELTLIELSEFVKKFEETFDVTAAAPVAMAGGPVAGAPAEAAEEQSEFDVILEAAGDKKIGVIKEVRALTSLGLKEAKDLVDGAPKPVLEKVAKDAAEKAKAQLEAAGATVTLK